The Halalkalibacter krulwichiae genome has a segment encoding these proteins:
- a CDS encoding XapX domain-containing protein has translation MLQLFLALLSGALVGFVFGLIKLPIPAPPALSGIIGILGIYLGYQLYLWVIPMIR, from the coding sequence ATGTTGCAATTATTTTTGGCCTTATTATCTGGAGCTCTTGTCGGGTTTGTGTTCGGTTTAATCAAACTACCAATCCCAGCTCCACCAGCTCTATCAGGAATTATAGGGATATTAGGAATCTATTTAGGTTATCAACTTTATTTATGGGTAATCCCGATGATAAGGTAG
- a CDS encoding fumarylacetoacetate hydrolase family protein, with amino-acid sequence MTNIQNIYCVGRNYVLHAKELNNKVPTSPFLFSKPSHALVEAAGQEVLLPGDRGSVHYEVELVVRIGKSYKKGMTVDELVDQMAIGIDFTLRDVQTELKKKAYPWLLAKGFPNSALLSRFVDFPGEEECKKGNFALVKNGEQVQLGNIKNLIFDLQTIIDFTSVHFGLGEGDIIFTGTPEGVGEIKNGDELSLLWKEEVLGQCSIKLG; translated from the coding sequence ATGACAAACATTCAAAACATTTATTGCGTAGGAAGAAACTATGTATTACATGCGAAGGAATTAAACAATAAAGTTCCTACATCTCCATTTCTATTTTCGAAACCCTCTCATGCATTAGTAGAGGCTGCTGGCCAAGAGGTCTTATTACCAGGAGATCGCGGGTCTGTTCACTATGAAGTAGAGCTAGTGGTTCGAATCGGAAAATCTTATAAAAAAGGCATGACGGTCGATGAACTCGTGGATCAGATGGCGATCGGAATCGATTTTACACTACGGGATGTTCAAACGGAGCTCAAGAAAAAAGCATATCCGTGGTTATTAGCTAAAGGATTCCCAAATTCAGCTCTATTAAGCCGATTTGTCGACTTCCCAGGCGAAGAAGAATGCAAAAAAGGCAATTTCGCATTAGTGAAAAATGGAGAACAAGTACAGCTAGGAAATATTAAAAATTTAATCTTTGATTTACAAACGATCATTGACTTCACATCCGTTCACTTTGGATTAGGGGAAGGAGATATTATCTTCACAGGAACGCCAGAGGGAGTTGGAGAAATTAAAAATGGAGACGAATTATCTCTTTTATGGAAGGAAGAGGTTTTAGGACAGTGCTCGATTAAACTAGGCTAA
- a CDS encoding TRAP transporter substrate-binding protein, with protein sequence MKKLLTSVSICSVLLLAACGGGQSAEPSATNDVEVPEGVKEMKLAVATPEERSLTQGLYKFQEIVESETGGSIKVEVFPNGQLGGDREVFEGLQFGTIEGTTISTGPVAQFAPRFQMFDLPFLFPNTEVAYEILDGSIGEDLLGDLPEQGVIGLNYWENGFRHLTNNGKEVASLEDIKGLKIRTLENELHIDMWRELGANPTPMAFTELFAALQQGVVDGQENPAGNVTTSKFYEVQDYLTKTGHIYNASLFMISETFWNTLTDEEQEIVRKAADEARDYQRELNQQEEIEAFTFLEENGMTIIELSDEAQQKIFDQVQPVYEKYSASIGEELVQELLDAVQ encoded by the coding sequence TTGAAGAAATTACTTACATCAGTTTCAATTTGTAGTGTGTTATTGTTAGCAGCGTGCGGAGGCGGTCAAAGCGCGGAGCCATCGGCAACGAATGATGTTGAAGTGCCTGAAGGCGTGAAAGAGATGAAATTAGCTGTCGCTACGCCGGAAGAGCGATCGTTAACACAAGGGTTATACAAGTTCCAAGAAATTGTTGAAAGCGAAACAGGTGGTTCGATCAAAGTGGAAGTTTTCCCTAATGGTCAGCTAGGCGGAGATCGTGAAGTGTTTGAGGGATTGCAATTTGGGACAATTGAAGGGACAACGATTTCAACAGGTCCAGTTGCGCAATTTGCTCCACGATTCCAAATGTTTGATTTGCCATTTTTATTCCCAAATACAGAGGTCGCTTATGAAATTCTAGATGGTTCAATTGGAGAGGATTTATTAGGAGATTTGCCTGAACAAGGCGTTATCGGTCTTAACTATTGGGAAAATGGCTTTAGACATTTAACGAATAACGGCAAAGAGGTAGCTTCTTTAGAGGATATTAAAGGGTTGAAAATTCGTACGTTAGAAAATGAACTTCATATTGATATGTGGCGTGAGTTAGGAGCGAATCCTACACCGATGGCTTTCACTGAATTGTTTGCTGCATTACAACAAGGCGTTGTAGATGGCCAAGAAAACCCGGCTGGAAATGTAACGACTTCCAAGTTCTATGAAGTCCAAGATTATCTAACGAAAACAGGTCACATTTACAATGCTAGTTTGTTTATGATTAGTGAAACTTTCTGGAATACCCTTACAGATGAAGAACAAGAGATTGTCAGAAAAGCTGCTGATGAAGCGAGAGATTACCAACGTGAATTGAATCAACAAGAAGAAATCGAAGCATTTACCTTCTTAGAAGAGAACGGCATGACAATCATTGAACTATCAGATGAAGCGCAGCAAAAGATTTTTGATCAAGTTCAACCAGTCTATGAGAAATATTCTGCAAGTATTGGTGAAGAGTTAGTACAAGAATTATTGGATGCTGTTCAGTAA
- a CDS encoding acetate uptake transporter codes for MDTQNQTQVKITTADPSALGLFGLAMVTFVAASQKLGLTEGLSLILPWAFFLGGIAQLFAAYLDAKHNNIFGTTAFGAFGLFWFGVGTTWLIQLGYFGEALAAQGDPRQLGFAFIGYLIFSLYMTIGAMETHKVLFFIFVFIDLLFIGLALSSFNIMYDVTHMLAAIAEMCIALLSFYGSAAIVLNTHFGQVVLPLGKQFGIFKK; via the coding sequence ATGGATACTCAGAATCAGACACAGGTGAAGATAACGACAGCAGATCCATCAGCGTTAGGGTTGTTTGGACTTGCGATGGTGACATTTGTCGCAGCATCGCAGAAATTAGGATTAACAGAAGGGCTTTCGCTCATATTACCTTGGGCGTTCTTCTTAGGGGGAATTGCTCAGTTATTTGCTGCGTACTTAGACGCGAAGCATAATAATATTTTTGGAACGACGGCTTTTGGAGCATTTGGGTTATTTTGGTTTGGAGTCGGTACAACTTGGTTGATTCAACTAGGTTATTTTGGTGAAGCACTTGCTGCTCAAGGAGATCCGCGCCAGTTAGGTTTTGCTTTTATCGGTTACTTGATCTTTAGTCTTTATATGACAATCGGCGCAATGGAAACACATAAAGTTCTGTTTTTTATCTTTGTTTTTATTGATCTATTATTTATTGGGTTAGCATTAAGTTCATTTAATATTATGTATGATGTAACTCATATGTTAGCAGCTATTGCGGAAATGTGTATTGCCTTGTTATCATTCTACGGCTCAGCAGCCATCGTTTTGAATACACATTTTGGTCAAGTGGTGCTACCGCTAGGAAAACAATTTGGTATTTTTAAAAAGTAG
- a CDS encoding nuclease-related domain-containing protein — MDFLFLVLFIGAIVVIPKYISFIRSGYEAAGGTPFWQTLLNKGNYGEYLTFKQLKKLEGYQKVMMNLYIPKKDGLTTEVDLVLIAETGIYVFESKNYSGWIFGDEKNKNWTQSLGKRKKYSFFNPIWQNEGHIRALQTKVGVNDKDLYKSYIVFSERCTLKTINLRSPGVKVVKRNELLQTIRDDINSREKRLTPRMIDHIYSKLQKYVSVDEVIKKVHVYELELKRKNRG; from the coding sequence GTGGATTTTCTATTTTTAGTATTATTTATTGGAGCAATTGTTGTGATTCCTAAGTACATATCGTTTATTCGATCTGGATATGAAGCGGCAGGTGGAACACCGTTTTGGCAGACATTGCTTAACAAAGGGAATTATGGGGAGTACTTAACTTTTAAACAGTTAAAAAAACTTGAGGGTTATCAAAAAGTTATGATGAACTTATATATTCCAAAAAAAGATGGTTTAACAACAGAAGTTGATTTAGTTTTAATTGCTGAAACGGGGATTTATGTATTTGAGTCAAAAAATTATAGCGGTTGGATCTTTGGGGACGAGAAAAATAAAAATTGGACTCAAAGCTTAGGGAAAAGAAAGAAATACTCTTTTTTTAATCCGATTTGGCAGAACGAAGGACATATTCGTGCCCTGCAAACGAAGGTAGGGGTAAATGACAAAGATCTCTACAAATCCTATATTGTTTTCAGTGAGCGCTGTACGCTGAAAACAATAAATCTACGTTCTCCAGGGGTCAAAGTAGTGAAGCGTAACGAGTTACTTCAGACGATTAGAGATGACATAAATAGTAGAGAGAAACGATTAACTCCAAGAATGATTGATCATATCTATTCGAAGTTACAGAAGTACGTTAGTGTGGATGAGGTCATAAAAAAAGTTCACGTATATGAATTAGAATTGAAACGAAAGAATAGAGGATAA
- a CDS encoding cold-shock protein — protein MQQGTVKWFNAEKGFGFIEIEGGDDVFVHFSAIQGEGFKSLDEGQKVTFETEQGQRGLQAVNVNKAY, from the coding sequence ATGCAACAAGGTACAGTAAAATGGTTTAACGCAGAAAAAGGATTTGGCTTTATTGAAATCGAAGGTGGAGACGATGTATTCGTACATTTCTCAGCTATCCAAGGCGAAGGATTCAAATCTTTAGATGAAGGTCAAAAAGTTACATTCGAAACAGAGCAAGGTCAACGTGGTCTTCAAGCTGTTAATGTAAACAAAGCATACTAA